In Leptospira levettii, the DNA window TCTACTTCTTGTTTCACTTGGACCCAGTTTTCAGGCAAGTGGGTTTCTTCGTAACCTAACGAACATGCGGGAATCCGAACTTTGTAACCACAAAGGTAACTTCTGTCATTCACGGCAAAACGTAAGAGTAAGGAATTTAAAAATGAATCCGAGTTCACATCACAATTGTTAGAGATATTTCCATTTGAACAATGGGATAAAAAAATGACAAAAAGGAACAAAACAATATTTCGGAGCATAAAGGTTCTAAATTGGACGTTACAGGTAACTGCATTCGAATCGCAACCAAGTTTAGAAAAATCCAACCGATAGAATGCGGATTAATCCTTAAGATTTTCGACTTTACATTGTTAAATAGAGGATGGAAAGAGTCTCCAAGGTTTCCTTTGGGAAAACCTTGGAGAGTAAAACGAAATATCCTTACGGAACTTCCGAACAATAAATTCCTACGACACGACTAGTGACAAGATGCCATTGCGTACAAGTCGGATCACCAGTTCTTGGTGGGTTTTCAAGAGAAAAATCTGCTCTGATTCCATTGTCAATTGTCGTAAATTGAACAGTTGCAGGGTTAGTAGATTCAGTGTATCCTCTATACCAACCACAAATACCTCCAAAATTATCCCAGAATTCGAATCCATAGACTCCTGGGTTGTGATAAATAGCTGTATTGCTTCCACGGACATAGCCAGTAGGACATTTAACCGTTGACACGAGTTGGTTTGCCGCATAGTCCGCTACAAATATGTTCACGTCACAAGTTTTTAATTGGCAAGATATGGTTTCTACAGCGCTTCCCCCGCACCCTGCGACTGGATCTAAGCAAGTGCGATTACGAGTTCTTGTGCCAAGACCACATTTTGCGCTACATCCTGTCCATTCTGTCCAAGCTCCCCAACCTGAGGTTCCAGCCAAAGTTGTTACGGTGAGTCCTATGTTAGCCGGTCCACGGTTGCCAACTTCGTCGTATCCCGCTATACAAACATGGTAAGTTGTATTTTGAAATAGACTTCCGATCACGGAGGCGACTTGAGCGTTAGGTACCAAGTTATTGATATTTGGTGAATACTTCCAAGGTGCATTTTGGCATTCTGATTCATTGGTGATTGGATTGATCGAAACTCCAATTTCATAATGGTGAATGTTCCCGATCAAACCATCATCCCCAACATTCAACCAAGAAAGTTGGATTTGGTCCTGTGAAATTCCTGTTCCGATGAAGGAAGTAACTTTGGCCGGAGAAATGAGATCCGCTTCATTAGCTAAAATTTGTAGAAAGTCATTTCCCGTTCTTGGACCACCGTAACAAGTGGAATTAGAATCGACAAAACTCAATTCCAAAACGTAATTTCCTGCTACATCCGGAATGAAAGAAGCATTTAATTGGTTGCCATTGGTAATTTGTGCATTCGTTAAATTAGAAGTAGGTGGTTTTGCAACGATTGACCATTTATAAACATAACTTGCAGGGTTTGCAGAACAAACTCCAGAATCTGGGTCATACGATTGGGAACCGTTTAGGTATACGGTGGCAGTTGCCATCGCATTCAATTGATCAGGACCTGCATTTACAATCGGTGGTAAATTTCCTAGCATTGTAGTTGCAGAAACAACACCATTCCATCGACTTTTGTTTCCCACTTCGTCAAAGGCTCTTACACAAAAATAGTAACGAGTATTTGCGCTGAGTTGAGTTACAGAGAAATTGATTCCAGAACCTACTGCGACTGAACTGATTGCGTTAGTTACCTCATGCCCATTGTCACAATCAACATCTGTATTGATCACACTTGCTGACCTTCGAATTTCGTAAGAAGACGCATTGCCCGTGTTTCCATCATCACCGACAGCGGTCCAAGCCAATTGGATGGTTTCATCTGTTAAGGCTGTGGCAGTAAGTGTTGTGATGTCTGCTGGTCGAATCGTATCACTAACAGCATAGGTTGTTGCAGAAACATTCGAAGAAGCCCATTCATTTCTATTTCCGTTATGATCATAGGCTCTAATGCAATAGAAGTAGGTTGTACTAGGAGAATGTCCATTTGCATCCCAAATTTCCACAGAACCAGCGTTTTTCGGAGTCAATGTGTGAAAGATCGTACTTGCTTGTGAACATTTTGCATCTGTATCAATATTGGAAGTTGCTCTACGAATTTCATAAGCACTGACTTTACCATAAGGTCCATCGTTACCTGGAGCGATCCATCGTAAACGAACTCGAGTGGTGGACATGGCAGTTGCGGTAAGCGTTGTGATATTGCTAGGTGGTAGGGTGTCAATGACTGTTACTGTGGAAGTTGCTTGGAAAGAACCAACTGTCACTTGTACACCGGCGATTCCTGGAGCAATTGCTTGGAACACAGAATCAGAAAATTCACCAACGGGAGATCCACTAAGAGCATTTCCAGTTGTAACAAAATTAGATTGTACGTAACGAGGTGAACCTTGGTACTTCGCTAGAATCGAAAATGTAATTTTTTCATCTAAATACATCCTTGCTTGGAGGGGGATGACAGCCAAAGAGTCAATTTGTGGGTTGTATTCACCATTGGGAGTTTGGTCGGCAACGTTTGGAATTCCATCCCCATCAGAGTCTGGAAACGAAGCTGCATTTGGCGAAGAAGGATTATTTGGATTGAATCCATTGTCAACTTCCCAAGCATCCAAATAACCATCGTTATCTTTATCGGTATCATAATTATTTACGAATGCAGGGTTTCCTGAACTTGCCGGATACAGAAACATATCGGAACTAGGTCGTGTTGTATTGTTTCCATAACTATCAACTGCCAATACTTGAATTTGAATTCCTGCTTGTACCATTGCTTCATAAGGAATGAGAGCCGAATACCAATTGCCAGGTTCCGGTGTCATTTGGATCGCAACAGTACCTTTGCCAATCGGACCAGTGATGAGATAAACGGACATAGTGTCCCCATCTGGTTCAATGATTTGGGCTCTGACTCGGTATGGTAAAAAAGATCCACCTGGTTTAAAATCATAAAAAGCACCTACGATGTTTGGTGCTCCATTCCCTGGAGGAGGAGTTCCACCACCAAAGATTGAAAAAGTTCGAGATTGGAATTGGATTTTATCAGCATTAGCAGTTGTCAGACTACCATCCCAACCACCACTCACTCGACCAGATTGGTCAGAATCGGAAGTTGAGGAATTTATGAATCCTTGACCTCTGGTTTTTGCTAAATTGAGTGCTTCAATTTTTTCTACGTTTTGCGTTAGGGTGACCACCACGTCTTTTTTGAAGCGATAGGACGGAGTGACTTCGTAGGCATCAGTTGTAGGAATATATCCGTTCGGCAAACTATTGTTTGTAAATTCGTATCGTTTGATGCTAAACGTTTTTTCTTCGTCCATGGCTCCTGGAGGAATCAAGACTTGAAACTTACCATCTTCGGATACGATGGACTTTCCTGATGGACCAACAGTTGTCGATCCCATATTTAAGGCCGTGGTAGCGACCAGGCCAAGTGATTCTAATTTTTTGTCAGCTTCTTTAGAAAAATCTAAAAAAGCAATACATGAAACCAATAATTGGCTCATGAGTAAGGTCGAAATGATTTTTTTCACTTTGATTTTACTTCCCGTTTTCGAATTGTTAAACGCCTTTTTCCATGACGAAGTAAACTTTGTCGAACTTTTTCAGAAGAGTCTGTTAAAAAAAGGTATAACAAACATTATGTATAGGGTTTTCCCACTGCGTAATTTTGGATTCTAGTGCAAAATGAGCTGCGATCGACTCGGATCGACATTCGGATTGCAATTAAGGAATCGTGTTCATTTTTGCTTTGTTAGTGACAAGTCTTCCTTCTGCAAAACAGTCTCGGAGAGGGGATGGATGAAACTAAAATATGGATTGTTAGTGGAACATTTCTATATTGGTCTTTTTAAAATCTTTTTCCCTGTGCTATTTATGACGGGAAAAAAATTGGGATCTCGGTCTGGGTCGGTGAGTAATAATTTAACATCACGTATTCTTTCATAACATTCTTTCATGAACAATTGGTGTCCACATCCAAGTAAATGGTAACCTTCATGAACTAACGTTGAATTTGGACTCGTGAATAACAACTGTATGGTGGAAATATACTTGGCTTTGATATACCCTCGAGTGTTTGTATTTCCTTCTACAGCTCCTTGTAATTCTAATTTGAGACCAACACCAACAAAAATTCCGAGAGTGACAATTTCAAAAACAATGTCTCCCCAAGTCCGGGCTTTTAAATACAATAGACGATCACATTCCTCAGACATTCTCATGTTCATCATGTATTCAAGAATGTCTGTTCCATAAAAACCAGGTCGTTCCGTTTCAAAAAGAATTCTCGGGATTGCTTTTAATTGGTAGAGTTTTAATTCTTCGTTCCAACTTTCAAAAAGAGTGGTGACATCTTGGTCCAAAATTCCTGTTTCTTTGATGACACAAACTCGGAAACTCGCGGGTTCTCCGAAGTTTATGGAGTCTCTTATTTTCTCTTGGTGGAACCCAACGGTTGTACAAGTTGAGAGAGAAAGAAGAAAGAAAAAAGAACCATAACAAAATTTGAATTGGGAAAACAAATGTAAACGAATCCTTTAATAATCAGTAACACATCGAGTTCGAACGGTTCCGTCTGATTTTAGAGTTGGTCCACCACCAGAACCTCCAAAATCAGTGACATATGCTTGTGTGGATGGTGATCCAAGGACAGGGCTTGACGACCAAAAAGAAGCAGAAGCCGTATTTGGAAAAAACAGGGAATTAAAACCTGGAGTTCCGAAATTAAATCGGTAATCTTTGAGTGAAATTAATTCATTCGCGTTGGGAAGTCTCCATGTTTTGCCAGCAAGTGATAAATTTTGGCAGTAATTGATGGCCGCAGACCATACGAAGGCACTATCTGTTCCTCCACTACAACTGGCAACATTGGGTTGGCCTGCTGTACATTTCTGCCAAAGTAAACCTGAATCTAAATCCAATATTGTTCCGTCCAATTGGTCGATGAAGCGTTTGATAAATGTATTTCTCGGAGTCGCAACACAACGTAAGTAATGCATGTCTGTATAATTTCCAAATCCAATGGAAGATTGGATATAAGTAGGATAAAATGCTCCCGTACTTGCTGCATTGGAAGTATTGGATTTATAATTAAAACTGGCAGTTTGTGGGAAGTAGGTCGAATTGGTAGAAGGATTTTCTGTTGTGTGGTCAAACGTGGTTAGGTATTCTTCCATCTCTGGGACACGCCAATCTGTTCGATCGGCAAATCCTGAACCAGCATTTAAACTTGTACATTCAGTTTGTGCTCCTGTATATGTAAATGTTTCTGTACCGGGAGTAATACATCCAATACCTGTTCTCCCTCTGTGACAACTTGTCCATACAAGTCCTGTTACTAAATCGGTTGTGATCTCAACGCCTGAGACAAGAGTTGGTCCCACAAAA includes these proteins:
- a CDS encoding fibronectin type III domain-containing protein, which produces MKKIISTLLMSQLLVSCIAFLDFSKEADKKLESLGLVATTALNMGSTTVGPSGKSIVSEDGKFQVLIPPGAMDEEKTFSIKRYEFTNNSLPNGYIPTTDAYEVTPSYRFKKDVVVTLTQNVEKIEALNLAKTRGQGFINSSTSDSDQSGRVSGGWDGSLTTANADKIQFQSRTFSIFGGGTPPPGNGAPNIVGAFYDFKPGGSFLPYRVRAQIIEPDGDTMSVYLITGPIGKGTVAIQMTPEPGNWYSALIPYEAMVQAGIQIQVLAVDSYGNNTTRPSSDMFLYPASSGNPAFVNNYDTDKDNDGYLDAWEVDNGFNPNNPSSPNAASFPDSDGDGIPNVADQTPNGEYNPQIDSLAVIPLQARMYLDEKITFSILAKYQGSPRYVQSNFVTTGNALSGSPVGEFSDSVFQAIAPGIAGVQVTVGSFQATSTVTVIDTLPPSNITTLTATAMSTTRVRLRWIAPGNDGPYGKVSAYEIRRATSNIDTDAKCSQASTIFHTLTPKNAGSVEIWDANGHSPSTTYFYCIRAYDHNGNRNEWASSNVSATTYAVSDTIRPADITTLTATALTDETIQLAWTAVGDDGNTGNASSYEIRRSASVINTDVDCDNGHEVTNAISSVAVGSGINFSVTQLSANTRYYFCVRAFDEVGNKSRWNGVVSATTMLGNLPPIVNAGPDQLNAMATATVYLNGSQSYDPDSGVCSANPASYVYKWSIVAKPPTSNLTNAQITNGNQLNASFIPDVAGNYVLELSFVDSNSTCYGGPRTGNDFLQILANEADLISPAKVTSFIGTGISQDQIQLSWLNVGDDGLIGNIHHYEIGVSINPITNESECQNAPWKYSPNINNLVPNAQVASVIGSLFQNTTYHVCIAGYDEVGNRGPANIGLTVTTLAGTSGWGAWTEWTGCSAKCGLGTRTRNRTCLDPVAGCGGSAVETISCQLKTCDVNIFVADYAANQLVSTVKCPTGYVRGSNTAIYHNPGVYGFEFWDNFGGICGWYRGYTESTNPATVQFTTIDNGIRADFSLENPPRTGDPTCTQWHLVTSRVVGIYCSEVP
- a CDS encoding DUF1566 domain-containing protein; this translates as MTQFQIWLFLLCICVITLFSCNQSDLENLCDPKSDQYKDSLLLRYINFDESPHCGVVLKVNPPTYLICPPLIPKRNGTFFLEAFETDGNRLSFSSNPPLPPGVVFSFFSNSLEGTYNGWKANQVQFTITASNPKGSASCVYKPAWMGKTPPKTNITVCYDGSGNIDATCTVIPGQDGHLRKGINTSFVGPTLVSGVEITTDLVTGLVWTSCHRGRTGIGCITPGTETFTYTGAQTECTSLNAGSGFADRTDWRVPEMEEYLTTFDHTTENPSTNSTYFPQTASFNYKSNTSNAASTGAFYPTYIQSSIGFGNYTDMHYLRCVATPRNTFIKRFIDQLDGTILDLDSGLLWQKCTAGQPNVASCSGGTDSAFVWSAAINYCQNLSLAGKTWRLPNANELISLKDYRFNFGTPGFNSLFFPNTASASFWSSSPVLGSPSTQAYVTDFGGSGGGPTLKSDGTVRTRCVTDY